Proteins co-encoded in one Bremerella sp. TYQ1 genomic window:
- a CDS encoding CAP domain-containing protein yields MTRFPLALLLTLVLAGSLVAAPESSDPQPKKDVEEKKEVETKKAAAEKPADDFLHKHPTLVRMWRHSNEVRARYQLPAQRISPELTKAAQDHAWYMARTGQFSHSVNGGFVSRARRHHYPGSPYGEIILYGSTSIPDCFNGWLNSPGHRAILLSGAREVGYGYAISRNGTAYWVGVFGN; encoded by the coding sequence ATGACCCGATTCCCCCTCGCCCTTCTTCTGACGTTGGTATTGGCCGGCTCACTTGTCGCAGCCCCAGAGTCTTCGGATCCTCAGCCGAAGAAAGACGTCGAAGAAAAGAAGGAAGTGGAAACCAAGAAGGCAGCAGCCGAGAAGCCTGCCGACGACTTTCTGCATAAGCATCCGACTTTGGTGCGGATGTGGCGTCATTCCAACGAAGTGCGTGCTCGGTACCAGCTACCAGCACAGCGAATCAGCCCGGAATTGACCAAAGCGGCTCAAGACCATGCCTGGTACATGGCTCGGACCGGACAATTCAGCCATTCAGTGAATGGTGGTTTCGTCTCACGTGCACGACGTCACCACTACCCTGGGTCACCCTATGGCGAGATTATTCTGTACGGCTCAACCAGCATTCCCGATTGCTTCAACGGTTGGCTCAACAGCCCCGGCCACCGAGCCATCCTGCTAAGCGGCGCTCGTGAAGTGGGCTACGGTTATGCCATCAGTCGAAATGGTACGGCCTACTGGGTTGGTGTTTTTGGAAACTAG
- a CDS encoding PLP-dependent aspartate aminotransferase family protein, protein MSVAPEQKANRGTSTTAVQGGEARMKPGNAITDAIFCASTYTFEDTDSIIRYIEENQVREEYGRYGNPGEKTAEAKLAAIEGGESAVLYSCGMAAFVGLLMAKVSSGDNVVFFDECYHRSREFCGKHLARFGVETKTVKTGDYDAMEKAIDANTKMLISESPTNPHLSCVDLAKFTEIGKKHGVETLIDATLATPYNLRPLEYGVDYVLHSATKYLAGHNDLLAGAIIGSEEQLADVRQLRGVMGGINAPHNCYLLLRGLKTFSLRMERHNANGLAIAQFLESHPKVEKVYYPGLESHPYHAIAKETMRGYGGLVTFNVKDADWRKTANVVDGAKIFKIAPSLGGVESLIEQPLVMSYYQQTPENRAKFGIYDNMIRIACGIEDTDDLIADLKQALDNA, encoded by the coding sequence ATGTCAGTGGCTCCTGAACAAAAAGCAAATCGAGGCACTTCCACTACGGCTGTCCAAGGGGGTGAAGCCCGGATGAAGCCTGGGAATGCGATCACCGATGCGATCTTCTGTGCGTCGACATACACATTTGAAGATACCGATTCGATCATTCGATACATCGAAGAAAACCAGGTCCGCGAAGAGTATGGGCGTTACGGAAATCCTGGCGAAAAGACCGCCGAAGCGAAATTGGCCGCCATTGAAGGTGGCGAATCGGCAGTGCTGTATTCGTGCGGAATGGCGGCGTTCGTCGGTTTACTTATGGCCAAAGTAAGCTCCGGCGATAACGTCGTCTTCTTTGACGAGTGTTACCACCGTAGTCGCGAGTTCTGCGGTAAGCATCTAGCTCGTTTCGGTGTCGAAACGAAGACGGTCAAAACGGGCGACTACGATGCAATGGAAAAAGCAATCGACGCCAATACTAAGATGTTGATTAGCGAATCGCCAACGAACCCGCATTTGAGTTGCGTCGATTTGGCCAAATTCACCGAGATCGGTAAAAAGCATGGGGTCGAAACGCTGATCGATGCCACGCTGGCGACTCCTTATAACCTGCGACCGCTGGAATATGGTGTCGACTACGTATTGCATTCCGCCACCAAATACCTGGCCGGTCACAACGATCTTTTGGCTGGGGCAATTATTGGTAGCGAAGAGCAATTGGCCGATGTCCGTCAGCTTCGCGGCGTGATGGGAGGCATTAACGCTCCGCACAATTGCTATCTACTGCTTCGCGGGTTGAAGACGTTCTCGCTGCGTATGGAACGTCACAATGCTAACGGCTTGGCGATTGCTCAGTTCCTGGAGTCGCACCCGAAAGTGGAGAAGGTTTATTACCCCGGTCTCGAGTCGCATCCATATCATGCAATCGCGAAAGAAACGATGCGTGGATATGGTGGTTTGGTGACCTTCAATGTGAAGGACGCCGATTGGCGTAAGACTGCCAACGTGGTAGATGGGGCAAAGATCTTTAAGATCGCGCCAAGCCTGGGTGGTGTCGAATCGTTGATCGAACAGCCGCTTGTGATGAGCTATTACCAACAGACGCCTGAGAACCGAGCGAAGTTTGGTATCTACGACAACATGATCCGTATTGCTTGTGGTATTGAAGATACGGACGATTTGATCGCCGACTTGAAGCAAGCGTTGGACAACGCCTAG
- a CDS encoding PLP-dependent aspartate aminotransferase family protein: MEFRTKAIHVGNKKDPQTGAVVPPIHIASTFVQPGAGEWGEFDYSRSGNPTRKNLETTLAELEGGCGALAFASGMAATHCATMLLEAGDHVVAGTDIYGGTYRLLHKITQKNNIGITLADATNPEKLEAAIQPNTKMMWVESPGNPLMSITDLAECAKIAKNHGILLGVDSTFATPVLTRPLELGIDIVQHSVTKYLAGHSDVLGGALVVKDKKLFDRLYFIQNATGAVLDPFSSFLASRGIKTLELRVREQCRTAQKIAEYLSEHPKVTRVLYPGLATHPGHEIAAKQMDGGFGAMMSFEVEGGFAAAKKVCDDTKLFQLAVSLGAVESLIEQPASMSHASYDKADRLAHGIKDELIRISVGLEAADDLIADLGQVLGQI; the protein is encoded by the coding sequence ATGGAGTTCCGAACCAAAGCGATTCACGTCGGTAACAAGAAGGACCCGCAGACTGGCGCGGTTGTTCCACCGATTCATATTGCTTCGACATTCGTCCAGCCTGGGGCAGGCGAGTGGGGCGAGTTTGACTACTCGCGAAGTGGAAATCCAACTCGCAAGAATCTTGAAACAACGCTTGCTGAGTTGGAAGGTGGCTGCGGTGCTCTTGCATTCGCCTCCGGGATGGCTGCGACGCACTGCGCGACGATGCTCCTGGAAGCTGGCGACCATGTTGTCGCAGGGACCGATATTTATGGCGGCACCTACCGACTTCTGCATAAGATCACGCAAAAAAACAACATCGGGATTACCCTCGCGGATGCGACCAATCCGGAAAAGTTGGAAGCGGCTATACAGCCCAACACCAAGATGATGTGGGTCGAGAGCCCCGGCAATCCGCTCATGTCGATCACAGACTTGGCGGAGTGTGCAAAGATTGCCAAGAATCATGGCATCTTGTTGGGGGTCGACAGTACGTTCGCTACTCCGGTACTGACGCGACCGTTGGAACTGGGCATCGACATCGTTCAGCACTCTGTCACGAAGTATCTCGCAGGGCATAGCGATGTGTTAGGCGGCGCGTTAGTCGTGAAAGATAAAAAGCTTTTCGATCGACTCTATTTCATTCAGAACGCTACCGGCGCCGTACTTGATCCGTTCAGTTCCTTTCTCGCTTCGCGTGGCATTAAAACACTTGAACTTCGCGTTCGCGAGCAATGTCGTACTGCGCAAAAGATTGCCGAATATCTGAGCGAACATCCCAAGGTAACCCGGGTGCTCTATCCTGGTCTCGCAACCCATCCGGGCCACGAAATCGCGGCGAAGCAGATGGATGGTGGATTCGGTGCGATGATGAGCTTTGAAGTAGAAGGTGGTTTCGCTGCTGCGAAGAAGGTTTGCGATGACACCAAACTGTTCCAGTTAGCGGTTAGCTTAGGGGCAGTCGAGTCGTTGATTGAACAGCCTGCTTCGATGTCTCATGCCAGCTACGATAAAGCAGACCGGCTGGCACATGGAATCAAAGATGAGTTGATCCGTATCTCTGTTGGATTGGAAGCGGCGGATGACTTGATCGCCGACTTGGGACAAGTTCTCGGTCAAATCTGA
- a CDS encoding DUF6666 family protein — translation MRVFPWILALLTASCGSLFADLATAAEPREPAKLPHVAANDYSRPPSPANAIRSLFSTDQDRVFQARKRVARASYVASKVQAGDIDTVDYSVLSEASEPMPMEGEVIMEGHAIAGMHDPHTFTGGPGCASCQGGTHCEGGSCDSCGFCGPCETICFPLCFRLPLENLSFRAGVEGFKGPLNAGMDGSFGFLYGVNWGAPLFSRSTGIGVQLGVNGSNANLHGASFTEDHRDQFFLTGGIFRRVDWGWQGGIVYDHMSDHWYYDIDASQIRGELSWKFQCKGEFGFWFTASDETSDIDEQILLPGSSVPTSAQGSFQPHNMFAFFYRTPLEVCGGEMRFSGGWTDNELGLIGADLSVPITKCLAVESNFLYLIPRNGEDDDDPCVCETWNIGLNLVWYPRARSAASAGKNYYRPLFNVANNGTFSMYPTE, via the coding sequence ATGCGAGTCTTCCCCTGGATTCTGGCTTTGCTTACCGCTTCGTGCGGAAGCCTGTTTGCGGATCTCGCGACCGCAGCGGAACCACGTGAGCCAGCGAAGCTTCCTCATGTCGCTGCTAATGACTACAGTCGTCCACCATCGCCTGCGAATGCGATTCGGAGCTTGTTCTCGACCGATCAAGATCGGGTGTTCCAGGCGCGAAAGCGAGTCGCACGTGCGAGCTACGTCGCCTCGAAAGTTCAAGCGGGCGACATCGATACCGTTGATTACTCTGTCCTGAGCGAAGCATCGGAACCGATGCCGATGGAAGGCGAAGTGATCATGGAAGGGCATGCGATCGCAGGCATGCACGATCCTCACACGTTCACCGGTGGGCCTGGATGTGCTTCCTGCCAAGGGGGCACGCACTGTGAAGGTGGTTCGTGCGACTCGTGCGGTTTCTGCGGCCCATGTGAAACGATTTGCTTCCCACTTTGTTTCCGCCTGCCACTGGAAAATCTTTCGTTCCGAGCAGGTGTCGAAGGTTTTAAAGGCCCATTGAATGCCGGCATGGACGGAAGCTTTGGCTTTCTTTACGGTGTGAACTGGGGTGCTCCGCTGTTCTCTCGTAGCACCGGAATTGGCGTTCAGTTAGGTGTGAACGGTTCGAATGCAAACTTGCATGGAGCCAGTTTCACGGAAGATCATCGTGACCAATTCTTCCTGACTGGTGGTATCTTCCGCCGCGTCGACTGGGGTTGGCAGGGCGGTATTGTCTATGACCATATGAGTGATCATTGGTACTACGACATCGATGCCAGCCAGATTCGTGGCGAGTTGAGCTGGAAATTCCAGTGCAAAGGTGAATTTGGTTTCTGGTTTACAGCCTCCGATGAAACAAGCGATATCGACGAACAAATCTTGCTGCCAGGTTCTTCGGTACCGACGAGTGCTCAAGGATCTTTCCAGCCACACAATATGTTCGCTTTCTTCTACCGAACTCCGTTGGAAGTTTGCGGCGGCGAAATGCGATTCTCCGGTGGTTGGACAGACAACGAACTAGGACTAATTGGTGCTGATCTGAGTGTTCCGATCACCAAATGCCTGGCCGTGGAGAGCAATTTCCTCTACCTGATCCCACGCAATGGCGAAGATGACGACGACCCATGCGTCTGCGAAACATGGAACATCGGCTTGAATTTGGTCTGGTACCCCCGAGCACGCAGTGCGGCGAGTGCTGGCAAAAACTACTACCGTCCGCTGTTTAACGTAGCGAACAACGGTACCTTCTCGATGTATCCAACGGAATAA
- a CDS encoding molybdopterin oxidoreductase family protein, translating to MSTTTQPNKLQQLIYAKEGSLTRDLLLRPGEYGLGKVPANIKPDATTTAVCGFCSTGCGLELHLKDGQAVNLSPAVDWPVNLGMACPKGWESLTVLKAKDRATRPLLKGKDGKLIPVSWDEAMRTFCDRFQEIQSRYGNDSVAFLSTGQIATEEMFFLGSLAKFGMGMLHGDGNTRQCMATAVVAYKEAFGFDAPPFTYADFEESDVLVFVGSNLCIAHPIMWERVLRNRHNPKIVVIDPRRTETAVAASHHLPLRPKTDLALLYTIANVLIEKGWIDETYIANHTNGFEEFKSHVAAYQLKDTHDSCGLASEDVMDVIQAIHDGKRVSFWWTMGVNQSHQGVRTAQAIINLAMMTGNIGRPGTGANSVTGQCNAMGSRLFSNTTNLLGGHDFRNHDDRQKIAGTLNIPLENIPTENSWSYDGIMEGIRRGDIRGLWVIATNPAHSWIHQKEARETLDKLDFLVVQDMYETTETAQHADLLLPAAGWGEKEGTFINSERRFGLHKKVVSAPGEALADFQIFRLVAHYWGCEPLFETWQTPEDVFQLMKKCSAGQPCEITGIRDYRMLDDARGIQWPLKEHESTGEGWFPEAQRRLFEDGQYFHADGKARFIYELPEAPKEEPSDAFPLRLLTGRGTAAQWHTQTKTSKSAVLRTLYSTTLLVDIHPQDASRLDIQPHDQVTVQSARGEISARANVTSSVQPGTVFLPMHNEVTNQLTFPQFDSYSRQPSYKNAAVRIIKQR from the coding sequence ATGTCGACGACGACCCAGCCTAATAAACTGCAGCAGCTTATCTACGCCAAAGAAGGAAGCCTCACACGCGATCTTTTGTTGCGGCCAGGAGAATATGGTCTTGGCAAAGTTCCAGCGAATATTAAGCCTGACGCTACTACGACAGCCGTATGCGGTTTCTGCTCGACTGGTTGTGGCCTAGAGCTTCACCTTAAAGATGGGCAAGCAGTTAATCTGAGCCCAGCCGTCGATTGGCCGGTGAATTTAGGAATGGCATGCCCCAAAGGCTGGGAATCACTCACGGTTCTCAAAGCGAAAGACCGAGCGACTCGCCCATTGCTTAAGGGCAAAGACGGGAAACTGATCCCCGTTTCTTGGGATGAGGCGATGCGTACGTTTTGCGATCGTTTCCAAGAGATCCAATCGCGTTATGGAAACGATTCGGTTGCATTTCTTAGTACCGGCCAAATCGCGACGGAAGAAATGTTCTTCCTTGGCTCGCTCGCCAAGTTTGGCATGGGGATGCTCCATGGCGACGGAAACACGCGACAATGCATGGCCACCGCGGTGGTTGCTTACAAAGAAGCATTCGGCTTCGATGCTCCACCATTTACCTACGCCGATTTCGAGGAATCGGACGTTCTCGTTTTCGTTGGCTCAAATCTTTGTATTGCTCACCCAATCATGTGGGAACGCGTGCTTCGCAACCGGCACAATCCAAAGATCGTTGTAATTGACCCTCGCCGTACCGAAACGGCCGTTGCCGCCTCGCATCATCTTCCGCTCCGACCGAAAACTGATCTAGCGCTGCTGTATACGATTGCCAACGTGCTGATCGAGAAAGGTTGGATCGACGAAACGTACATCGCGAATCACACCAATGGATTTGAGGAGTTCAAATCTCATGTCGCGGCCTACCAACTAAAGGATACCCATGATAGCTGCGGCCTCGCGTCGGAGGATGTCATGGATGTGATCCAGGCGATCCACGATGGGAAGCGTGTATCGTTCTGGTGGACAATGGGTGTCAATCAAAGTCACCAAGGAGTCCGTACCGCGCAAGCCATCATCAACTTAGCCATGATGACTGGAAACATCGGCCGTCCAGGGACAGGAGCCAACTCAGTCACCGGGCAGTGTAATGCCATGGGATCGCGATTGTTTAGTAACACAACCAATCTGCTTGGCGGACATGACTTTAGAAACCACGACGACCGCCAAAAGATTGCCGGAACACTCAACATCCCCTTAGAGAATATCCCAACGGAGAACAGTTGGTCGTACGACGGAATTATGGAGGGCATTCGTCGTGGCGATATTCGGGGCCTGTGGGTAATTGCAACCAATCCAGCCCACTCCTGGATTCACCAAAAAGAAGCTCGGGAAACGCTCGATAAGCTAGACTTTCTCGTCGTCCAAGACATGTATGAAACGACCGAGACCGCGCAACATGCCGACCTGCTTTTACCAGCGGCTGGCTGGGGAGAGAAAGAAGGCACGTTCATCAACTCCGAGCGACGATTTGGACTTCACAAAAAAGTCGTATCCGCACCAGGCGAAGCTTTGGCAGACTTTCAAATCTTTCGACTCGTGGCCCACTACTGGGGATGCGAGCCACTCTTTGAAACCTGGCAGACACCGGAAGATGTTTTCCAGCTGATGAAGAAGTGCTCAGCCGGTCAGCCCTGCGAAATCACCGGCATTCGTGACTACCGTATGTTGGACGATGCACGCGGAATTCAATGGCCATTAAAAGAGCACGAAAGCACCGGAGAGGGCTGGTTTCCGGAAGCTCAGCGACGCCTATTTGAAGATGGGCAGTACTTCCATGCCGACGGCAAAGCCCGGTTTATCTATGAACTTCCGGAGGCTCCCAAAGAAGAACCAAGCGATGCCTTCCCACTTCGCCTGTTAACTGGTCGCGGAACGGCAGCCCAGTGGCACACGCAAACCAAAACATCGAAGTCAGCCGTGCTGCGTACGCTCTACTCAACGACGCTTCTTGTGGACATTCACCCGCAAGATGCAAGCCGGCTCGATATTCAGCCGCACGACCAAGTAACCGTTCAATCGGCTCGCGGCGAAATCTCCGCTCGAGCCAATGTAACATCAAGCGTTCAACCGGGAACGGTCTTTTTGCCAATGCATAACGAAGTAACCAATCAACTGACGTTTCCTCAGTTCGACAGTTACTCGCGGCAGCCGTCTTACAAGAATGCTGCCGTTCGCATCATCAAGCAGCGCTGA